CGATTATGGTGACATTATCTTTCTTTTTAGGCCGTTTGTTCCCCTTGCACCAGTTAGTTAGCTCTATGGCTCGTTTTGGTATCTTGGCTTTAATTATCGTCCTGGCCTGGACAATTATCCACCCTATCCTTGAGTCACGGAAAACGGCGGTTTAAGGCCATGACGGGGTGCTGGTGCATTTGTTGCGTCGGAATATCGATTTGTTGTGGCAGATTCCCCAACTACCTAGGGTTTGCTGAAAAAGTCCTAGGCTGGGGTCAGGAGTCGGTCGTCAGTAGCCGGTCGTCGGGAGGGGGTACAGAAGAACGGATATCTTTGCGTCTGTTAGCCTTTTTTCGTCAAAACGATGAAATGTCCGTATCGAGTATCCGGGATCATGTACTCGTAGACCTTTTCCCGATCATTTTTATCTTGAATAAATTCATCTACGGCCGTCTTCACGCCCGAAGAAAAGAAACCGTAATCATCGACGATGATAACCGCCCCAGGGGAGGTGATCGGGTGGAGGAACTCTAATACCTGTTTGATCGGTTCGTACAGATCGAAATCCACATAGGCGAAAGAAACCCTCGCGGGTAAATTTTCCGCTCGCTCGAGGATTCGATCGAAAAATCCTTTGTGAATTACATAGCGATGTTCGGGAAAAGAAATCTTCCGTAATCGCTCTAGAACCATTCCCTCACGGCATCGCATTTTTCCCCTATAGGCTTCCATATTCCCCAAATCGAAAATATCGTGGAGCAAGCGATCTTTTTCCGAGGGGGCGGGCAACCCTTCAAAGGAATCGAATAGATGTAAGGTCTTGTCCGTTCCAGCGATTTCATTGGCGATCAGCGCGGAGGTTTCTCCCTGCGCCACACCGAACTCGCACACATCGCCCTCTACCTCCCGACACCGGGCTAAACCCTGCACGAGATAATAGGCCTCTGACGGAGGCGTGCCGAGCAATGTGGTTAATAGATGCAGACGAAGATCGTTAGGCTCTATTACGGGGTCGGATTCGTTGAGCCTCCCCTCGTAGGCCTGTGCCAGATTGGCGAAATTATCGAACCAGATCGGCAGCTCCGATGTGCGGTGGAGCGGTTCATCCTCGAGCGAGGACGAGGTCAGAGCAATGGATTGATCATTCATAGCTGTTACCCATTTAAAATGGGCATTAGGATGTTAGAAAAGAAACGCAGATTGATTAATTATCGATAAGAAAGCGGTTATCAGAAATAACCGCTTCTGGAATTTTCCAAGAATCTCTTTAACGTTCGCGGCGCCCGAAGTTTTTGCGCTCACCACCGCCACCACCACCGAAATTGTCTTCCTTGGGACGAGCTTTGTTGACTTTCATCTGTCGTCCCATCCATTCGGCCCCGTCAAGAGTTTCGATCGCTTTTGCTTCTTCCTCATCGGAGGACATTTCCACAAAACCAAAACCGCGCATTTTACCCGTTTCCCGATCTACGGGCAAGTAAACGCGACTAACCGTGCCGTATTCAGCGAATACCTCTTTCAAGTCATCTGTCGTGACATCATAAACCAGATTACCAACGTAAATCGTCATGGATTGTCTCCCAATATCACAGCCATTTCGAGAAGGAGATCGGACACAACCCAGTCAAGGCCATCAGGGAAAAACCACTTCTGTTTGAAACCAATGCTGCTACCGAACCTAACTACTCTCTCTAAACTAGCATAGCTTATCAGTGATCGGTGATCAGTAGGAGTAGGGAGTATTAAGTGAGCAGTATTACACGGCGGTTTTCTGCTTTCTTTTCACTGATTACTGTTTACTGTTCACTGCTCACTGATTAGGGCAGCCAAGGATATTGACTAAAATCGGGGGGACGCTTTTCGAGGAAAGCCTGTTTACCTTCGGCTCCTTCGGCGGTCATATAGTAGAGTAAAGTGGCATTACCCGCTAACTCCTGTAAACCCGCTTGACCATCACAATCAGCATTAAAAGCCGATTTTAGGCAGCGAATCGCCAAGGGACTTTTTTCGAGAATTTCTAAGGACCATTTAACCCCTTCCTGCTCTAATTCCTCTACCGGGACGACATGGTTAACCAAACCCATTTCTAATGCTTGTTGGGCGTTATACTGCCGACAGAGAAACCAAATCTCGCGAGCTTTTTTCTGACCCACTACCCGGGCCAGATAACTAGAGCCGAAACCGCCGTCAAAACTGCCCACTTTCGGACCAGTCTGGCCAAAAATGGCGTTATCCGCCGCTAGGGTTAAATCACAAACCAAGTGTAAAACATGACCGCCCCCGACCGCATAACCTGCCACCAGCGCGATAACTACCTTGGGGATGGAGCGAATTAATTTCTGTAAATCCAGCACATTGAGCCGGGGTACGCCAT
This portion of the Microcystis aeruginosa NIES-2549 genome encodes:
- the menB gene encoding 1,4-dihydroxy-2-naphthoyl-CoA synthase; amino-acid sequence: MSVEWQSVKTYEDILYHKWGGIAKITINRPHKRNAFRPKTVFELYDAFCDAREDARIGVVLLTGAGPHSDGKYAFCSGGDQTVRGQAGYIGDDGVPRLNVLDLQKLIRSIPKVVIALVAGYAVGGGHVLHLVCDLTLAADNAIFGQTGPKVGSFDGGFGSSYLARVVGQKKAREIWFLCRQYNAQQALEMGLVNHVVPVEELEQEGVKWSLEILEKSPLAIRCLKSAFNADCDGQAGLQELAGNATLLYYMTAEGAEGKQAFLEKRPPDFSQYPWLP
- a CDS encoding RNA recognition motif domain-containing protein; this translates as MTIYVGNLVYDVTTDDLKEVFAEYGTVSRVYLPVDRETGKMRGFGFVEMSSDEEEAKAIETLDGAEWMGRQMKVNKARPKEDNFGGGGGGERKNFGRRER
- a CDS encoding TylF/MycF/NovP-related O-methyltransferase, with product MNDQSIALTSSSLEDEPLHRTSELPIWFDNFANLAQAYEGRLNESDPVIEPNDLRLHLLTTLLGTPPSEAYYLVQGLARCREVEGDVCEFGVAQGETSALIANEIAGTDKTLHLFDSFEGLPAPSEKDRLLHDIFDLGNMEAYRGKMRCREGMVLERLRKISFPEHRYVIHKGFFDRILERAENLPARVSFAYVDFDLYEPIKQVLEFLHPITSPGAVIIVDDYGFFSSGVKTAVDEFIQDKNDREKVYEYMIPDTRYGHFIVLTKKG